Proteins from one Pelosinus sp. IPA-1 genomic window:
- a CDS encoding X2-like carbohydrate binding domain-containing protein → MNTVSPETATFKKATTADVVFTVTSSEAAATLSAVKNGSAVVNTANYTFNSGVLTIKKEYLATLANGDKTFTIVLSMGSNLSVTITVAD, encoded by the coding sequence ATAAATACCGTAAGCCCTGAAACAGCTACATTCAAAAAGGCCACTACCGCTGATGTAGTGTTTACGGTAACTAGTAGCGAAGCAGCCGCGACACTAAGCGCGGTTAAAAATGGAAGTGCGGTAGTAAATACTGCTAACTACACATTTAACAGCGGAGTTTTGACAATTAAGAAAGAGTATTTGGCAACACTTGCGAATGGTGATAAGACCTTTACAATTGTTCTGTCAATGGGAAGTAATTTGAGTGTTACTATTACGGTAGCGGATTAA
- a CDS encoding HK97 gp10 family phage protein, translated as MSDDGLNFNNLNEFMSDINQVANEFPLESEKRLQKIGNKFKKIIKEKSPDSGKATKRKLNKSWKSKIDGYKGEDLTCEIWSTSPHFHLVDRGHVLKDKKGKVKGFVQGKHFLEATAQEVAANIVPDELEKFQKEIANKIEKG; from the coding sequence ATGAGTGATGATGGATTAAATTTTAATAATCTTAATGAATTTATGTCTGATATAAACCAAGTTGCAAATGAATTTCCCCTAGAGTCTGAAAAACGTCTGCAAAAAATCGGTAATAAATTTAAAAAAATCATCAAAGAAAAGTCGCCGGATAGTGGCAAGGCTACAAAACGAAAATTAAATAAGTCTTGGAAAAGTAAAATTGATGGTTATAAAGGCGAAGATTTAACTTGTGAAATATGGTCAACTAGTCCACATTTCCATTTAGTAGATCGTGGGCATGTGCTAAAGGATAAGAAAGGCAAGGTTAAAGGGTTTGTGCAGGGGAAACATTTTCTTGAAGCTACAGCGCAAGAGGTTGCCGCTAACATTGTACCGGATGAACTTGAAAAGTTTCAAAAGGAAATAGCAAATAAAATTGAAAAGGGGTGA
- a CDS encoding phage tail sheath subtilisin-like domain-containing protein, translating to MGLPSIAIAFKEKGITAIKRSQRGIDVLILKEEDPTKFTSPYTIYTTTDIPSTLNDFNKEQIELALMGYQTSPKKVLVYIESKTAENYNDILVTLENQRWDYLVIPEIADSETQTIATWIKGMRTTKDKKVKAILPNIKADNEGVINFTNSIIKTKAKTFTTAEYCSRIAGLIAGTPMTIACTFAPLSEVIECDTHSKEQYDSKVEAGELFFFNDGEKIKIARGVNSFTTTIQDKGDSFKKIKLVDAMDMIHDDIKKTAEDNYLGKYANSYDNKCLLISAIQGYFDQLELDGILDPKKNSVGINVEQQKVYLLSIGSYTADELAEMTDQEIKEANTKDKVFLKASIKILDAIEEIDLPIII from the coding sequence ATGGGGTTACCTAGCATAGCCATTGCATTCAAAGAAAAAGGCATAACAGCAATTAAACGTTCACAGCGTGGTATTGATGTATTAATTTTAAAAGAAGAAGACCCTACAAAGTTTACAAGTCCGTATACAATCTATACGACTACTGACATACCAAGTACTTTAAACGATTTTAACAAGGAACAAATTGAATTAGCTTTAATGGGCTATCAAACGTCACCTAAAAAAGTGCTGGTATATATCGAAAGCAAGACAGCAGAAAATTATAACGATATTTTAGTTACTCTTGAAAATCAACGGTGGGATTATCTTGTTATTCCAGAAATTGCAGATTCTGAAACGCAAACAATTGCGACTTGGATCAAAGGTATGCGAACCACTAAAGATAAAAAAGTAAAAGCGATTTTACCCAACATTAAAGCCGATAATGAAGGTGTAATTAATTTTACAAATTCAATTATTAAAACTAAAGCTAAAACTTTTACTACTGCTGAATACTGTTCACGTATTGCGGGATTGATTGCTGGTACGCCAATGACAATTGCTTGCACGTTTGCTCCGCTTTCAGAAGTGATTGAATGTGATACACATTCAAAAGAACAATATGATTCTAAAGTTGAAGCTGGTGAGTTGTTTTTCTTCAATGATGGCGAAAAAATCAAGATTGCGCGCGGCGTAAATAGCTTTACCACTACTATTCAAGATAAAGGCGACAGCTTTAAAAAGATAAAATTAGTTGATGCAATGGATATGATCCATGACGATATCAAGAAAACAGCAGAAGATAACTATTTAGGTAAATATGCTAACAGTTATGATAATAAATGTTTACTTATTTCAGCTATTCAAGGATATTTTGACCAACTTGAGCTTGACGGAATTCTTGATCCGAAAAAGAATAGCGTTGGAATTAATGTAGAACAACAAAAAGTATATTTGCTATCTATTGGTAGTTATACGGCGGATGAACTTGCCGAAATGACAGACCAAGAAATCAAAGAAGCAAATACAAAAGATAAAGTGTTTTTAAAGGCGAGTATCAAAATATTAGATGCAATTGAAGAAATAGACCTACCAATAATAATCTAA
- a CDS encoding head maturation protease, ClpP-related — protein sequence MIKIPKLQVRGVIVPNNYQDIYDYFGIEATSPKSVSNILKNLVGESVDVEINSPGGDVPSGSEIYTALKAYQGNVNVQIVGMAASAASVVAMAGDKVSISPTAQIMIHNVSTSAAGDYRDMQHAADVLKNMNTSICNAYTLKTGMEQERLLDLMNQETYMNAQQAKEYGFADEIMFDNENKLVANACSSFLLPPEVINKVRNLLTDKKNKNQNNALAERERLELLKLRGKL from the coding sequence GTGATTAAAATTCCGAAATTACAGGTCAGAGGCGTAATTGTTCCAAACAATTACCAAGATATTTATGATTATTTTGGCATTGAAGCGACAAGCCCAAAAAGCGTAAGTAATATACTGAAAAATCTTGTAGGTGAAAGCGTGGATGTTGAAATAAATAGTCCAGGTGGCGATGTGCCTTCTGGTTCTGAAATATATACAGCGTTGAAGGCATATCAAGGTAATGTCAATGTGCAAATTGTGGGTATGGCTGCTAGTGCGGCAAGTGTAGTTGCAATGGCTGGCGATAAAGTTTCAATTTCGCCAACAGCGCAGATTATGATCCACAATGTTTCAACCAGTGCAGCTGGTGATTATAGAGACATGCAACATGCAGCTGATGTATTAAAAAATATGAATACATCAATTTGTAACGCTTATACGTTAAAAACAGGCATGGAACAAGAAAGGTTACTGGATTTAATGAACCAAGAAACATATATGAATGCACAGCAGGCTAAAGAGTATGGGTTTGCCGACGAAATCATGTTCGACAATGAAAACAAGCTTGTTGCAAATGCCTGTTCATCTTTTTTATTGCCGCCTGAGGTAATAAATAAAGTTCGCAATCTACTTACTGATAAAAAAAATAAGAATCAAAATAATGCTCTAGCCGAAAGGGAACGGCTGGAGCTTTTAAAATTAAGGGGGAAATTATAA
- a CDS encoding phage major capsid protein, translated as MDKTKYLAKRNEMLQRAENFINEGKIEEAQAIRGEIEKLDKDFEDAAKEMANLNALHKNAVVLDFANKSLNPVGSQSLDQLNLDGQQQAPSKSKLTNEETETYKNAFAKNLMGLPHSNTERDLFNRINDEYSNALQTSAEHTVLVPETVKNQIWREIGELHPILDDLAMTFVPGDLILIKEENPLKNADAVVETDEVNDDDDLDFGELHLTGCELAKTITVSWKMKKMSIDAFLAYITTKLAEKMSNGLAKWVAEGKGKPGAGDTWKPQARGIVVALEAEATTPQIVTYSDADPVTYKKMTAALAKIKSGYLKGAAIYTKNDIIWNVLANIVDGTGKPIFVADSTSGGVGRIFGLVVKEEDAVSDGEILIGNVSRGYAMNANENITMYQQEFVKARKTDYMGYAIIDGDVMTTKAFALIKKS; from the coding sequence ATGGATAAAACAAAATATTTAGCAAAACGCAATGAAATGCTTCAACGTGCCGAGAATTTTATTAATGAGGGCAAAATTGAAGAAGCCCAAGCCATCAGAGGTGAAATTGAAAAACTGGATAAAGATTTTGAGGATGCGGCAAAAGAAATGGCAAATTTAAACGCGTTGCATAAGAATGCAGTGGTATTAGATTTTGCGAATAAGTCATTAAACCCGGTAGGCTCTCAGTCCTTAGATCAATTAAATCTTGATGGACAGCAGCAGGCCCCAAGTAAAAGCAAGTTGACCAATGAAGAAACAGAAACCTATAAAAATGCTTTTGCTAAGAATCTAATGGGCCTGCCGCATTCTAACACTGAAAGGGATTTATTTAACCGGATTAACGATGAATATAGTAACGCTTTGCAGACTTCTGCGGAGCATACTGTTCTTGTTCCTGAAACGGTAAAAAATCAAATCTGGCGGGAAATTGGGGAATTGCATCCTATCTTAGATGATTTGGCAATGACTTTTGTTCCTGGTGATTTAATCCTAATTAAAGAAGAAAATCCGCTTAAAAATGCTGATGCAGTCGTGGAAACTGATGAAGTTAATGATGATGATGATCTAGACTTTGGCGAATTGCATTTAACTGGGTGCGAGTTAGCCAAGACAATTACAGTAAGCTGGAAAATGAAAAAAATGTCCATTGATGCTTTTTTGGCTTACATTACCACAAAGTTAGCTGAAAAAATGAGCAATGGCCTTGCAAAATGGGTAGCAGAAGGAAAGGGAAAGCCGGGGGCGGGTGATACATGGAAACCGCAAGCAAGAGGTATTGTTGTTGCCTTGGAAGCCGAAGCAACTACGCCGCAGATTGTCACCTATTCGGATGCTGATCCTGTAACTTACAAAAAAATGACAGCGGCCCTAGCTAAAATTAAATCTGGATATTTAAAAGGGGCAGCTATTTACACCAAAAACGATATAATTTGGAACGTACTAGCCAATATTGTTGATGGCACTGGAAAACCTATTTTTGTTGCAGATTCTACCTCTGGCGGCGTGGGGCGTATTTTTGGCCTTGTTGTAAAAGAAGAAGATGCCGTTTCGGATGGAGAAATATTAATTGGCAACGTGTCCAGAGGATACGCAATGAATGCTAATGAAAACATTACCATGTATCAGCAAGAATTTGTTAAAGCAAGAAAAACCGATTATATGGGCTATGCCATTATTGATGGTGATGTAATGACCACTAAGGCATTTGCCTTAATAAAAAAGTCATAA
- a CDS encoding DUF6838 family protein encodes MLRRTEIIKAVADILKNKFSYRIYSDEIIEGFKQPCFFFKLIKRTDIQTTNFNDNQLSIIITYFSSPEKNKEIEYMNMIDDLSQLFNIGFRAGKRYLHIKSFSDDRIGEKQDILQITIAIEYLDSTDKKTDEEMGYIPATTLETKTKF; translated from the coding sequence ATGTTAAGACGAACTGAAATTATAAAAGCGGTAGCGGATATACTAAAAAATAAGTTTTCATATAGAATTTATTCTGATGAAATTATCGAAGGATTTAAGCAGCCTTGCTTTTTCTTTAAGTTAATTAAACGTACAGATATCCAAACTACCAATTTTAACGATAATCAATTATCTATTATCATCACTTATTTTTCTAGTCCAGAAAAAAATAAAGAAATTGAATACATGAATATGATAGATGATTTAAGCCAGCTTTTTAATATTGGCTTTAGGGCGGGAAAAAGATATCTGCATATTAAATCTTTTAGTGATGATCGAATCGGTGAGAAACAAGACATTTTACAAATAACGATTGCTATTGAATATCTTGATAGCACCGATAAGAAAACCGATGAAGAAATGGGTTATATACCTGCTACTACATTAGAAACAAAAACAAAATTTTGA
- a CDS encoding phage tail tube protein gives MEAKQVMNGSQGEIWIDSDYMSQVTEFKATVTIDKSEINMVKKLSKQYKVTGFTCKGSLKMNHVSSYMIKKMNENMKAGKQTVCTIISKLDDPDAIGSERIVIKDAVFDELILADWSAKKMGEESYNFTFSDWDILDTADEN, from the coding sequence ATGGAAGCAAAACAAGTAATGAACGGTTCACAAGGTGAAATATGGATTGATAGCGATTACATGTCACAAGTGACCGAATTTAAAGCTACAGTAACGATTGATAAGAGCGAAATCAATATGGTTAAAAAACTATCTAAACAGTATAAAGTAACTGGTTTTACTTGTAAGGGTAGTTTAAAAATGAATCATGTATCAAGTTATATGATAAAAAAAATGAATGAGAACATGAAAGCGGGCAAGCAAACAGTTTGTACGATTATTAGTAAGCTAGATGATCCAGATGCGATTGGCTCTGAACGTATCGTAATTAAAGATGCAGTATTTGACGAATTAATTTTAGCGGATTGGTCAGCCAAAAAGATGGGTGAAGAATCCTACAACTTTACTTTTTCTGACTGGGACATCTTAGACACCGCAGACGAAAATTAA
- a CDS encoding head-tail connector protein, which produces MLINDVKDYLRVDSDIDDDTQIVALITAAKQYIVNQTGKQYVETDEVWNLAIKMLVAHWYENRELHPSKPGTLATNSHTADALISHISLCSAYPTVGDSQ; this is translated from the coding sequence ATGCTAATTAATGATGTTAAAGATTATTTGCGTGTCGATTCGGATATTGATGATGACACGCAAATCGTCGCCCTTATAACGGCAGCTAAGCAATATATTGTTAATCAAACAGGAAAGCAATATGTTGAAACAGATGAAGTGTGGAACTTGGCAATTAAAATGCTAGTGGCCCATTGGTACGAAAACCGGGAATTACATCCTAGTAAGCCAGGAACACTGGCAACCAATAGCCATACAGCTGATGCATTGATAAGCCATATTTCTTTGTGTTCTGCATATCCAACAGTGGGCGATTCGCAATGA
- a CDS encoding phage head closure protein produces MNIGSLDKKITFLSQEEVENELRLTELKPIKKLTCWARIEPLRGKEYYEAQKNKTENSYKITTRYHKNLSDSMLIRYQNQFFEIQNIVDPYMKHISLEIYCTEKSRGEGVTT; encoded by the coding sequence ATGAACATAGGCAGCTTAGATAAAAAGATTACTTTTTTATCACAGGAAGAAGTTGAAAACGAATTAAGACTTACTGAATTAAAACCTATTAAAAAACTAACATGTTGGGCGAGAATTGAACCTTTGCGGGGGAAAGAATATTATGAAGCACAAAAAAATAAAACTGAAAACAGTTACAAAATAACTACACGGTATCATAAGAATCTTAGTGATTCGATGCTTATTCGATATCAAAATCAGTTTTTTGAGATTCAAAATATTGTTGATCCATATATGAAGCATATTTCACTTGAAATCTATTGTACTGAAAAGTCTAGGGGCGAAGGTGTTACAACATGA
- a CDS encoding phage portal protein: MLGFKNTIARFFNRSPTVVRYELVTDRGNGFYSWNGKLYRSDIVRSCIRPFYKSVGKLLAKQIRQNGADLKINPDFYIKTLLEEPNPYMTGQMLQEKLAIQLKLNNNAFAYINRDDNGFAMEIYPLTAAIAVEAIYDNQYQLYLKFTFQNGRTATFAYDDVIHLRQDYYSNDIFGEGNQEVLAGLMEIVITIDQGIIKAIKNGAVIKWLLQFKGVIRPEDIQAQTKKFVDDFLKIDTENNDSIAGAAGTDSKADVKQIQPTDYVPNASQLEKTVQRIQNYFGTNDKIIQSKFNEDDWNAYFEAEIEPFSIQASNEFSRKIFSRRERSFGNRIIFEANSLQYASMKTKLDLMQMVDRGALTPNEWRLVLNMGPIEGGEKAVRRLDTAVVNQLMESFNAYSNQMEEIKALVAGLLSKGGD, translated from the coding sequence ATGTTGGGCTTTAAAAATACTATAGCAAGATTTTTTAACCGTTCACCGACTGTAGTAAGATATGAACTTGTTACAGATCGTGGAAACGGTTTTTACTCATGGAATGGAAAGCTTTATAGATCAGATATTGTAAGAAGCTGCATAAGGCCCTTTTATAAGTCAGTGGGAAAGTTACTTGCAAAACAAATCAGGCAAAATGGCGCAGATTTAAAAATAAATCCAGATTTTTATATTAAAACCCTTCTTGAAGAACCAAATCCATATATGACAGGGCAAATGCTTCAGGAAAAACTAGCAATTCAGCTAAAACTTAATAACAATGCCTTTGCTTATATAAACCGCGATGATAATGGATTTGCAATGGAAATATATCCGCTTACTGCGGCGATTGCCGTTGAAGCAATCTATGATAATCAATATCAGCTTTATCTTAAATTCACCTTTCAGAATGGGAGAACAGCCACCTTTGCCTATGATGATGTAATTCATCTTCGTCAGGATTATTATAGCAATGACATTTTTGGTGAAGGAAATCAGGAAGTATTAGCTGGTTTAATGGAGATTGTTATCACCATTGACCAAGGAATAATTAAGGCCATAAAAAACGGTGCTGTTATCAAATGGCTCTTGCAATTTAAAGGTGTAATTCGGCCCGAAGATATTCAAGCGCAAACGAAAAAGTTCGTTGATGATTTTTTAAAGATTGATACTGAAAATAATGATTCTATTGCCGGGGCAGCTGGTACAGATTCTAAGGCTGATGTTAAGCAAATACAGCCAACGGATTATGTCCCTAATGCCTCACAATTAGAAAAGACAGTGCAACGGATTCAAAACTATTTCGGCACTAATGATAAAATTATTCAGTCAAAATTTAACGAGGATGATTGGAACGCATATTTTGAGGCCGAGATTGAACCATTTTCAATTCAAGCCTCTAATGAGTTTTCTCGGAAAATTTTTTCAAGGCGTGAGCGTAGCTTTGGAAATCGGATAATCTTTGAAGCTAATAGTCTGCAATATGCCAGCATGAAAACCAAGTTAGATTTGATGCAAATGGTTGATAGAGGCGCACTAACACCTAATGAATGGCGTTTAGTTTTAAACATGGGGCCAATAGAAGGTGGAGAAAAAGCAGTAAGGCGACTAGATACAGCAGTGGTAAATCAACTAATGGAAAGCTTTAACGCCTATAGTAACCAAATGGAAGAAATTAAAGCTCTAGTGGCTGGATTATTAAGTAAAGGAGGTGATTAA